The Helicobacter mustelae genome has a segment encoding these proteins:
- the rplP gene encoding 50S ribosomal protein L16, translating into MLMPKRTKYRKQMKGRNRGKSFRGAQLAFGDIGIKALEHGRIDSRQIESARVALTRHIKRAGKVWIRVFPDKPLTAKPLATRMGKGRGAVEKWVMNIKPGRIIYEIIGIDEATAREALALAQSKLPFKTKIVTSESENEIY; encoded by the coding sequence ATGTTGATGCCTAAAAGAACAAAATATAGAAAGCAGATGAAGGGCAGAAATAGAGGAAAGTCTTTCAGGGGTGCACAATTGGCTTTTGGTGATATTGGCATTAAGGCCCTAGAGCATGGCAGAATTGACTCCAGACAGATTGAATCTGCAAGGGTTGCACTAACTCGTCACATCAAAAGAGCGGGCAAGGTTTGGATTAGGGTATTTCCTGATAAACCTCTAACAGCAAAGCCATTGGCTACGAGAATGGGTAAGGGTAGAGGTGCTGTAGAAAAATGGGTGATGAATATTAAACCTGGAAGAATTATTTATGAGATCATTGGTATTGATGAGGCTACCGCAAGAGAAGCATTAGCTTTAGCCCAAAGCAAGCTACCTTTCAAAACAAAAATTGTAACGAGCGAGAGTGAAAATGAAATTTATTGA
- the rpsH gene encoding 30S ribosomal protein S8, whose product MVNDIIADSLTRIRNASMRRLDTTTLYYAKIVVSILEIFKSKGFIKDFNINDKDGKQSISVQLSYDERGYSTINEVKRISKPGRRVYKARTELKKFKNGYGVIVVSTNKGVISNEDAYKANVGGEALCSIW is encoded by the coding sequence ATGGTAAATGATATTATTGCGGATTCTTTGACACGCATTCGAAATGCTTCTATGAGAAGATTGGATACCACAACACTTTATTATGCAAAGATTGTTGTATCCATTTTGGAAATTTTTAAATCCAAGGGCTTTATTAAGGATTTCAACATCAATGACAAAGATGGCAAGCAATCTATTTCCGTGCAGCTTTCCTACGATGAAAGAGGGTATTCTACGATCAATGAAGTTAAAAGAATCAGTAAGCCTGGAAGAAGAGTTTATAAGGCTCGCACAGAGTTGAAGAAATTTAAAAATGGCTATGGGGTTATTGTGGTGAGTACAAATAAAGGTGTAATTAGCAATGAGGACGCTTACAAAGCCAATGTGGGCGGTGAAGCGCTTTGCAGTATTTGGTAG
- the rpsQ gene encoding 30S ribosomal protein S17 codes for MSEKQAHKRIIQGEVVSKAGEKSITILVERKVVHPKYRKIVKRFKKYTIHDEENQAKVGDVVMGIECPPISKNKAFRLKEIVSVGV; via the coding sequence ATGAGTGAAAAACAAGCGCATAAAAGAATTATCCAGGGTGAAGTGGTAAGTAAAGCCGGCGAAAAGAGCATTACGATATTGGTTGAGAGAAAAGTTGTGCATCCCAAGTATAGAAAAATCGTAAAAAGATTTAAAAAATACACCATCCATGATGAGGAAAATCAAGCAAAGGTAGGGGATGTGGTGATGGGGATTGAATGTCCACCCATTTCTAAAAACAAAGCCTTTAGACTTAAAGAAATCGTTTCAGTAGGAGTGTAA
- the rplF gene encoding 50S ribosomal protein L6: MSRVGKKPIHIPSGIEVSVQGSRIMFKGNKLQKELETHGRVEICCENNEISFKPINQEPQSRAYWGTYRALANNIILGMSTGFTKVLEVNGVGYKVAVSGKTLELALGFSHPVKYPIPDGIEMSVDKNTITIKGSDKQQVGQIAAEIREFRPPEPYKGKGIKYSDEVILRKAGKTAKK; the protein is encoded by the coding sequence ATGTCAAGAGTTGGAAAAAAACCTATTCACATTCCCAGCGGCATTGAAGTGAGCGTCCAGGGGAGTAGGATTATGTTTAAGGGCAATAAATTGCAAAAAGAATTAGAGACTCATGGAAGAGTGGAGATTTGTTGCGAAAATAATGAGATTAGCTTCAAACCCATCAATCAGGAACCACAATCTCGCGCATATTGGGGGACTTATAGAGCATTGGCCAATAATATTATCTTGGGAATGAGCACAGGATTTACTAAGGTTTTGGAAGTCAATGGCGTGGGTTATAAGGTCGCGGTATCTGGTAAAACCCTGGAGCTTGCACTGGGATTTTCTCATCCTGTGAAATATCCCATTCCTGATGGTATTGAGATGAGCGTAGATAAAAATACCATCACCATCAAGGGTAGTGATAAGCAACAGGTCGGACAAATTGCAGCCGAGATTAGGGAATTCCGTCCTCCAGAGCCTTATAAGGGCAAGGGCATCAAATATAGCGATGAAGTGATTCTCCGCAAAGCTGGAAAAACTGCGAAGAAGTAA
- the rplX gene encoding 50S ribosomal protein L24, whose product MAKFKIKKGDMVKVITGDDKGKTAKVLSVHPKTSRVVVEGCKVAKKAIKPSDNNPKGGFVSKEMSMDISNVKKVEEK is encoded by the coding sequence ATGGCGAAGTTTAAGATTAAAAAAGGTGATATGGTAAAGGTAATTACAGGAGATGACAAGGGCAAGACTGCCAAAGTCTTGAGCGTTCATCCTAAAACGTCCCGTGTAGTTGTCGAGGGCTGCAAGGTCGCAAAAAAAGCAATCAAGCCTAGCGATAATAATCCCAAAGGTGGCTTTGTTTCCAAAGAAATGTCTATGGATATTTCCAATGTAAAGAAGGTTGAGGAGAAGTAA
- the rpmC gene encoding 50S ribosomal protein L29 produces the protein MKFIDLKDKDLKELNKMLKEKKAELFEMRLKLKTMQLTNSSQIAAVRKDIARINTAISAKNDSFGRDE, from the coding sequence ATGAAATTTATTGACTTGAAAGATAAGGATCTTAAGGAATTGAATAAAATGTTAAAAGAGAAAAAGGCAGAGCTTTTTGAAATGAGATTAAAGCTCAAAACTATGCAATTGACAAATTCTAGCCAAATTGCAGCAGTGAGAAAGGATATTGCTCGCATCAATACTGCGATATCTGCAAAGAATGATTCATTTGGAAGGGATGAGTAA
- the rpsC gene encoding 30S ribosomal protein S3, with protein MGQKVNPIGLRLGINRNWTSRWFPSTQSTPANIAEDYKIRKFLKKELYYAGISEIIIERAAKKIRVTVVAARPGLIIGKKGADIERVKDSLKAIIHKEATINIKEVKRPQANAQLAAENVAIQLEKRVAFRRAMKKVMQSAMKSGAKGIKVKVSGRLAGAEMARTEWYMEGRVPLHTLRAKIDYGFAEAMTTYGIIGVKVWIFRGEVLQKGIQSEKKEDSQDREVKKNRRGRQ; from the coding sequence ATGGGACAAAAAGTTAATCCGATAGGTTTGAGATTAGGCATTAATAGAAATTGGACTTCAAGATGGTTCCCCAGTACACAGAGCACCCCTGCAAATATTGCAGAAGATTACAAGATTAGAAAATTTCTAAAAAAAGAACTTTATTATGCAGGCATTAGTGAGATTATCATTGAGCGTGCAGCTAAAAAGATTAGAGTGACTGTTGTGGCTGCCAGACCAGGGCTCATCATTGGCAAAAAAGGTGCCGACATTGAAAGGGTAAAGGATTCTCTCAAAGCCATCATACACAAAGAAGCAACCATCAATATCAAAGAAGTAAAACGTCCTCAAGCAAATGCGCAACTTGCCGCAGAAAATGTTGCAATCCAGCTAGAAAAGAGAGTTGCATTCCGAAGAGCAATGAAAAAGGTCATGCAAAGTGCAATGAAATCTGGTGCCAAGGGAATCAAGGTCAAGGTATCGGGAAGATTGGCAGGTGCGGAGATGGCAAGAACAGAGTGGTATATGGAGGGAAGAGTTCCTCTGCATACTTTGCGTGCAAAGATTGACTATGGATTTGCTGAGGCAATGACGACTTATGGAATCATTGGAGTCAAGGTATGGATTTTTAGAGGAGAGGTCCTCCAAAAAGGAATTCAATCCGAAAAGAAAGAAGATTCTCAGGATAGAGAAGTCAAAAAAAATAGAAGAGGGAGACAGTAA
- the rplN gene encoding 50S ribosomal protein L14 produces MIQSFTRLNVADNSGAKEIMCIKVLGGSHKRYASVGDIIVASVKKAIPNGRVKKGQVVKAVIVRTKKEIHRENGSLVRFDDNAAVILDAKKEPIGTRIFGPVSREVRYANFMKIVSLAPEVL; encoded by the coding sequence ATGATCCAAAGTTTTACAAGATTAAATGTTGCTGATAATAGTGGTGCAAAAGAAATTATGTGTATTAAGGTTTTGGGTGGAAGCCACAAAAGGTATGCAAGTGTAGGGGATATTATTGTTGCCTCTGTAAAAAAAGCAATTCCCAATGGAAGGGTGAAAAAAGGCCAGGTGGTCAAGGCAGTAATCGTGCGCACCAAAAAAGAGATCCATAGAGAAAATGGCTCCTTGGTTCGCTTTGATGATAATGCAGCAGTGATCCTGGATGCGAAAAAAGAGCCCATTGGTACAAGGATTTTTGGACCTGTAAGTAGAGAAGTGCGATATGCGAATTTTATGAAGATAGTATCGTTAGCTCCGGAGGTATTGTAA
- the rplR gene encoding 50S ribosomal protein L18 codes for MTSKILARKKSLRNKRKLRIRSSVFGTAQKPRVSIFRSNRYLYAQAIDDQNQVTLACVDGKKMQLGNNKENATEIGRAFAKDLKDKGITTIVFDRNGYLYHGVVAAFAQSLRDNDIRL; via the coding sequence ATGACAAGTAAAATTTTGGCAAGAAAAAAAAGCTTAAGAAATAAGAGAAAATTGCGAATTAGGAGTTCTGTTTTTGGGACAGCACAAAAACCAAGAGTGAGTATTTTTCGATCCAATAGATATCTCTATGCTCAGGCGATTGATGATCAAAATCAAGTGACTTTGGCCTGCGTAGATGGAAAAAAAATGCAGCTAGGCAATAATAAAGAAAATGCCACTGAGATTGGAAGGGCATTTGCCAAGGATCTCAAAGACAAAGGGATCACCACGATCGTATTTGATAGAAATGGTTATCTATATCATGGCGTCGTTGCTGCATTTGCGCAATCTCTCAGAGATAATGATATTAGGCTGTAA
- the rpsE gene encoding 30S ribosomal protein S5 produces MEINREEFSEVVVNIGRVTKVVKGGRRFRFNALVVVGNKNGLVGFGLGKAKEVPDAIKKAVDDAFKNIIEVNVKGTTIAHDIEHKYNASKILLKPASEGTGVIAGGSARPVIELAGIKDILTKSLGSNNPYNVVRATIDALARIKA; encoded by the coding sequence ATGGAAATTAATAGAGAAGAGTTTAGTGAAGTTGTTGTGAATATTGGCAGGGTTACGAAAGTAGTAAAGGGTGGAAGAAGATTTCGCTTCAATGCCTTGGTGGTTGTAGGCAATAAAAATGGGCTTGTAGGCTTTGGCCTAGGTAAGGCAAAGGAAGTCCCTGATGCAATCAAAAAAGCCGTGGATGATGCGTTTAAAAATATTATTGAAGTAAATGTCAAGGGCACAACCATCGCTCATGATATTGAGCACAAATATAATGCAAGCAAAATTTTGCTCAAACCCGCAAGCGAGGGAACAGGGGTTATTGCTGGAGGTTCGGCAAGACCAGTGATTGAATTAGCGGGAATCAAGGATATTTTGACAAAATCCTTGGGTTCAAATAATCCTTATAATGTTGTGCGTGCGACAATTGATGCGCTTGCAAGAATTAAGGCATAA
- the rplV gene encoding 50S ribosomal protein L22 produces MSKALLRYTRLSPTKARLVAREVQGMNAELAIASLEFTPNKAARVIAKVVASAVANGGFDAQNVIIKSCRVDAGPVLRRFTPRARGRATPIAKPTSHVFVEVAPKPSEKTDAEKKRKNTMKKSTKGEDK; encoded by the coding sequence ATGAGTAAAGCATTATTAAGATATACTAGACTTTCTCCTACAAAGGCAAGATTGGTTGCTAGAGAAGTGCAAGGAATGAATGCAGAATTAGCAATTGCGAGCCTAGAATTTACTCCCAACAAAGCCGCAAGGGTGATTGCAAAAGTCGTCGCTTCTGCCGTGGCAAATGGTGGATTTGATGCGCAAAATGTAATCATAAAGTCCTGTCGTGTGGATGCAGGTCCAGTGCTTAGAAGGTTTACGCCTAGAGCCAGAGGTAGAGCTACTCCTATTGCAAAACCAACTTCTCATGTTTTTGTAGAGGTTGCGCCAAAGCCTTCAGAAAAAACTGATGCGGAGAAAAAAAGGAAAAATACAATGAAAAAATCTACAAAAGGTGAGGACAAATAA
- a CDS encoding type Z 30S ribosomal protein S14: MAKKSMIAKTSRKAKFSSRSYTRCQVCGRPHSVYRDFGLCRVCLRKMGNEGLIPGLRKASW; this comes from the coding sequence ATGGCAAAAAAATCAATGATTGCAAAAACAAGTCGAAAGGCGAAATTCAGTTCAAGATCCTATACGAGATGTCAGGTTTGTGGTAGACCACATTCTGTTTATAGAGATTTTGGACTTTGTAGAGTATGTTTGAGAAAGATGGGTAACGAAGGTTTGATTCCAGGTCTTCGTAAGGCCAGTTGGTAA
- the rplE gene encoding 50S ribosomal protein L5: MYALKKKYNEEIKTQLAKELDITNPMLLPKLEKIVISVGAGDYAKDTKVIQNIADTISLIAGQKAVITLAKKSVAGFKMREGMPMGVKVTLRGNQMYNFLEKLIVISLPRVKDFRGVPRNGFDGRGNYSFGLNEQLMFPEVIYDDIMITHGMNITMVTSTDNDKSAFKLLEMLGMPFAKGR; the protein is encoded by the coding sequence ATGTATGCATTGAAGAAAAAATATAATGAAGAAATTAAAACTCAACTTGCAAAGGAATTGGATATTACAAATCCCATGCTTTTACCAAAGCTTGAAAAAATTGTAATCAGCGTGGGGGCAGGGGATTATGCAAAGGATACAAAAGTCATTCAAAATATCGCGGATACGATTTCTTTGATTGCCGGACAAAAGGCAGTAATCACTCTTGCAAAAAAATCTGTCGCAGGATTTAAGATGAGAGAAGGCATGCCCATGGGTGTGAAGGTCACTTTGCGGGGGAATCAGATGTACAACTTTTTGGAAAAACTCATTGTGATTTCTTTGCCTAGAGTAAAGGATTTTAGAGGGGTTCCTAGAAATGGATTTGATGGCAGAGGAAATTATAGCTTTGGCCTCAATGAACAGTTGATGTTTCCAGAGGTTATCTATGATGACATCATGATTACACATGGGATGAATATAACAATGGTAACTTCTACAGATAATGATAAAAGTGCATTCAAGTTATTAGAAATGCTTGGTATGCCATTTGCAAAAGGAAGATGA